The following proteins are co-located in the Thermus albus genome:
- a CDS encoding AMP-binding protein: MDQTRSKPWLAHYDPGVPPEVEVPPIPLWRFLEESAHRYPQNTALEFLGKTLTYAELWDKSRRFAAGLTALGVKPGDRVAIMLPNSPQFVIAFYGTLLAGGVGVNVNPLYTPRELRHQLKDSGAETLIILDHLLPRFLEVEGETPVKRTVVTGIKDFLPFPKNLLYPLKAKKDKLPLGYPKRQGFHAFTHLLKHPPATPHPADPEELALLQYTGGTTGISKGAMLTHKNLVANVLQIDAWDPTSKDLRGQGVMLGALPFFHVYGMTVAMNYGIYSGYKIVLLPRPEIHAIVEAIEKHGVTHFPGVPTLYVAFNNFPGIEKRNVKSIRICLSGAAPLPVEVAKRFEEITGARLIEGYGLSEASPVTHSNPVLGEIKKGSIGMPFPSVDAKVVDEEGHELPLGEVG; encoded by the coding sequence ATGGACCAAACCCGCTCCAAACCTTGGCTTGCCCACTATGACCCCGGTGTACCCCCCGAGGTGGAGGTACCGCCCATACCCCTTTGGCGCTTTCTGGAAGAAAGCGCCCATCGCTACCCACAAAACACCGCCTTAGAGTTTTTGGGGAAAACCCTTACCTACGCCGAGCTATGGGATAAGTCCCGACGTTTTGCCGCAGGGCTAACGGCCTTAGGGGTTAAGCCCGGGGACCGGGTGGCCATCATGCTGCCCAACTCCCCCCAGTTCGTCATCGCCTTCTACGGCACCCTTTTGGCCGGGGGGGTGGGCGTCAACGTAAACCCCCTCTATACCCCCAGGGAGCTGAGGCACCAGCTAAAGGACTCGGGTGCGGAAACCCTCATCATCCTAGACCATCTCCTGCCCCGCTTCCTGGAGGTGGAGGGGGAAACCCCGGTGAAGCGCACTGTGGTTACGGGTATCAAGGACTTCCTCCCCTTCCCCAAAAACCTCCTCTACCCCCTAAAGGCCAAGAAGGACAAGCTTCCCCTAGGCTACCCCAAGCGCCAAGGCTTCCACGCCTTTACCCATCTGCTCAAGCACCCTCCCGCCACCCCCCACCCGGCGGATCCCGAGGAGCTGGCCCTCTTGCAGTACACCGGGGGCACCACGGGCATCTCCAAGGGGGCCATGCTCACCCACAAGAACCTGGTGGCCAACGTCTTGCAGATAGACGCTTGGGACCCCACCTCTAAGGACCTTCGTGGCCAAGGGGTAATGCTGGGGGCCCTGCCCTTCTTCCACGTCTACGGCATGACCGTGGCCATGAACTACGGCATCTACTCCGGATACAAGATCGTCCTCCTCCCAAGGCCAGAGATCCACGCCATCGTGGAGGCCATAGAGAAGCATGGGGTTACCCATTTCCCTGGGGTACCTACCCTGTACGTGGCCTTCAACAACTTCCCGGGGATTGAGAAGAGAAACGTGAAGAGCATCCGCATCTGCCTCTCCGGGGCTGCCCCCTTACCCGTGGAGGTGGCCAAGCGCTTTGAGGAGATCACCGGGGCCCGGCTCATAGAGGGGTATGGCCTATCCGAAGCCAGCCCCGTGACCCACTCCAATCCCGTCCTGGGGGAGATCAAAAAGGGCTCCATCGGCATGCCCTTCCCCAGCGTGGACGCCAAGGTGGTGGACGAGGAAGGGCACGAACTCCCCCTGGGGGAGGTGGGCGA
- a CDS encoding phosphoribosyltransferase produces MRFRDRRHAGALLSEALRPLGLERPVVLGIPRGGVVVADEVARGLGGELDVVLVRKVGAPGNPEFALGAVGEKGGLVLKSYASQYADQSYLEREAARQRDVIRKRSERYRKVRAKVPLAGRDVVLVDDGIATGSTMEAALAVVLSEKPRRVVVAVPVASPDAVERLKDQAEVVALSTPADFAAVGAYYMDFGEVTDEEVEALLLQWSA; encoded by the coding sequence ATGCGCTTCCGCGACCGCAGGCATGCCGGTGCGCTCCTTTCGGAGGCCCTAAGGCCCTTGGGATTGGAACGCCCTGTGGTGCTGGGCATCCCTCGAGGCGGGGTGGTGGTGGCCGATGAGGTGGCCCGGGGCTTGGGTGGGGAGCTGGATGTGGTCTTGGTGCGCAAAGTGGGGGCTCCGGGGAATCCGGAGTTCGCCTTGGGGGCGGTGGGGGAGAAGGGAGGCTTGGTCTTGAAATCCTATGCCTCGCAGTACGCCGACCAAAGCTACCTGGAGCGGGAGGCGGCCCGGCAGAGGGACGTGATTCGCAAGCGGTCCGAGCGCTACCGGAAGGTGCGGGCTAAAGTACCTCTTGCGGGCCGGGATGTGGTGCTGGTGGATGACGGCATCGCCACCGGCTCCACCATGGAGGCGGCTTTAGCCGTGGTCCTCTCGGAGAAGCCCCGCCGGGTGGTGGTGGCGGTGCCGGTGGCCAGCCCCGATGCGGTGGAGAGGTTGAAGGATCAGGCCGAGGTGGTGGCGCTCTCTACCCCAGCGGACTTTGCCGCCGTGGGGGCTTACTACATGGATTTTGGCGAGGTTACCGATGAGGAAGTGGAGGCGCTTTTGCTACAATGGTCCGCATGA
- a CDS encoding cupin domain-containing protein, translating into MRPVVKQAASVEARPVERGQKAFIQVLIGPEDGAPHFITRKFTILPGGRIPKHKHPSIEHEQYVLSGRMKVLLGDEVREVGAGQAVYIPPDTPHAYVNEGDEPVEFLCVIPKTNAYATEWLED; encoded by the coding sequence ATGAGGCCTGTGGTGAAGCAGGCGGCCAGCGTGGAGGCACGGCCGGTGGAAAGGGGGCAGAAGGCCTTTATCCAGGTGCTCATCGGCCCTGAGGACGGGGCGCCCCACTTCATCACCCGCAAGTTCACCATTCTGCCGGGAGGAAGGATTCCCAAGCACAAGCACCCCAGCATTGAGCACGAGCAGTACGTGCTCTCTGGGCGCATGAAGGTGCTTTTGGGGGACGAGGTGAGGGAGGTGGGGGCCGGGCAGGCGGTCTACATCCCCCCGGATACGCCCCATGCCTATGTGAACGAGGGGGATGAGCCGGTGGAGTTCCTCTGCGTCATCCCCAAGACCAACGCCTACGCCACCGAGTGGCTGGAGGACTAG
- a CDS encoding ABC transporter permease, translating into MRREGSPWTGLWAVFFKEMADHLTGIRMRILEGLILLSALAAVYTGTQTLRQTVGEDPYLYLKLLTTAQDPLPSFVGFLSFFVPLAAIALAFDAVNGEYARGTLSRILSQPIYRDALLFGKFLAGLGTLAVLLLALFLLVVGLGLFTLGVPPGGEEMGRAFLFLLATLAYAGFWLALGLLFSVLFRQPATAALAAIGVWLFFAVFFPILTDLAAGALLLQADPFDPESQLKQANLALWISRLSPNTLYAETLTAVLNPAVRSLGPILITQLEGAVLGTPLPLSQSLLLVWPQLTGLVSLVILLFTLAYVSFQRQEVRA; encoded by the coding sequence ATGCGGCGTGAAGGTTCCCCCTGGACCGGGCTTTGGGCGGTCTTCTTCAAGGAGATGGCCGACCACCTCACGGGGATCCGCATGCGCATTCTGGAAGGGCTGATCCTTCTCTCAGCCCTGGCGGCGGTTTACACGGGTACCCAAACCCTGCGCCAGACCGTGGGGGAAGACCCTTACCTGTACCTCAAACTCCTCACCACCGCCCAAGACCCCTTGCCCTCCTTCGTGGGCTTCCTCTCCTTCTTCGTGCCCTTAGCCGCCATCGCCCTGGCCTTTGATGCGGTGAACGGGGAGTACGCCAGGGGGACGCTTTCCCGCATCCTTTCCCAGCCCATCTACCGGGATGCCCTTCTTTTCGGCAAGTTCTTGGCTGGGCTTGGCACCTTAGCCGTGCTCCTTCTCGCCCTTTTCCTCCTGGTGGTGGGCCTGGGCCTCTTCACCCTAGGGGTGCCTCCTGGAGGCGAGGAGATGGGGCGGGCCTTTCTCTTCCTCCTGGCCACCTTGGCCTATGCGGGCTTCTGGTTAGCCCTAGGCCTTCTCTTCTCCGTGCTGTTCCGCCAGCCGGCCACCGCCGCCTTAGCGGCCATTGGCGTCTGGCTCTTCTTCGCGGTCTTCTTCCCCATCCTCACGGACCTGGCAGCGGGTGCCCTTCTCCTCCAAGCCGACCCCTTTGACCCGGAAAGCCAGCTGAAGCAGGCCAACCTGGCCCTTTGGATCTCCCGGCTTTCCCCCAACACCCTGTATGCGGAAACCCTAACCGCCGTGCTCAATCCCGCGGTGCGTTCCCTGGGCCCCATCCTCATCACCCAGCTGGAGGGAGCGGTGTTAGGAACCCCCCTTCCCCTCTCCCAAAGCCTCCTCCTCGTCTGGCCCCAGCTCACCGGCCTCGTGTCCTTGGTCATCCTCCTTTTCACCCTGGCCTACGTGAGCTTCCAGCGCCAGGAGGTCCGGGCCTAA
- a CDS encoding ABC transporter ATP-binding protein, with protein MAVIETHGLTKHYGRVVAVEDLNLEVKEGEVFGLLGPNGSGKTTTILMLLGLTEPTKGEARVLGLDPMREPLKVKSRVGYLPDQVGFYGELTAWENLRYTTRLLGLPEEEAKARIEEVLKRMGLWEVRDRRVSAFSRGMRQRLGLAEVLLKRPKVAILDEPTLGLDPEAAREFLELIKGLKAEGITTLLSSHLLHQVQEVCDRVGLFHKGRLALLGTVEELAQRVLGGGYEILVEASPGLEESLRTLEGVGRVEAEGGRYRILASRDLRPELARMAVEHGQLLGLALRRPSLDEVYAHYFKEVAHAA; from the coding sequence ATGGCGGTCATAGAAACCCATGGCCTCACCAAGCACTACGGCCGGGTGGTGGCCGTGGAGGACCTGAACCTGGAGGTGAAGGAGGGGGAGGTCTTTGGCCTCCTGGGCCCCAACGGCTCGGGGAAGACCACCACCATCCTCATGCTCCTCGGCCTCACCGAGCCCACCAAGGGCGAGGCCCGGGTCCTGGGCCTGGACCCCATGCGGGAGCCCTTAAAGGTGAAAAGCCGGGTGGGCTATCTACCCGACCAGGTGGGGTTTTACGGGGAGCTCACCGCCTGGGAGAACCTGCGCTACACCACCAGGCTCCTTGGCCTGCCTGAAGAGGAAGCTAAGGCCCGCATTGAGGAGGTCCTAAAGCGCATGGGGCTATGGGAGGTGCGGGACCGGCGGGTTTCGGCGTTTAGCCGAGGAATGCGGCAGCGGCTCGGCCTCGCCGAGGTCCTCCTCAAACGCCCCAAGGTGGCCATCCTGGACGAGCCTACCCTAGGCTTGGACCCCGAGGCTGCCCGGGAGTTTTTGGAGCTCATCAAGGGCTTGAAGGCCGAGGGGATCACCACCCTCCTCTCCAGCCACCTCCTGCACCAGGTGCAGGAGGTCTGCGACCGGGTGGGGCTTTTCCACAAGGGCCGCCTGGCCCTCCTTGGGACCGTGGAGGAACTGGCGCAAAGGGTTTTGGGGGGTGGGTACGAAATCCTGGTGGAGGCCAGCCCCGGCCTCGAGGAATCCCTGCGAACCTTAGAGGGCGTGGGCCGAGTGGAAGCGGAAGGAGGGCGGTACCGCATCCTGGCGAGCCGTGACCTGCGTCCCGAACTGGCCCGCATGGCCGTGGAGCACGGTCAGCTCCTGGGCTTGGCCCTTCGCCGTCCCAGCCTGGACGAAGTCTACGCCCACTACTTCAAGGAGGTGGCCCATGCGGCGTGA
- a CDS encoding NEW3 domain-containing protein, with amino-acid sequence MVRKLLTLGLLALSAVLAQGYRGLSLGTPYPEIGVQPGESVNLTLTLKNHGLPPGVVRVQVAEAPQGWQASLIGGGRLVRAVYLAPDGEATLTLRLQPPKEVKPGTYRFLVRAEGLGQVATLPIGLVVGEGLPQRLSLEAELPILKGPPTSSFRYRVTLKNESDRDLLVSLEYEAPKGWQVTFTPAFSGQQVTSLPIKAGESKDLDVEVSLPKDTKADTYGLTLRAVAGEAKAELGLTLEVTGRPQVRFNTKEGRLSGQVVAGRENPVKLLLKNEGSAPAKDLSFSAFEPSGWEVKFEPDKLDALEPGQEQEVTARIKPSPKAVTGDYMVTLRLSGADGLSESLDYRATVVRSSLWGLVGVGIMAVALLVLAFAVNRFGRR; translated from the coding sequence ATGGTGCGTAAACTGTTGACGCTGGGCCTACTGGCGCTAAGTGCGGTTTTGGCGCAAGGTTATCGCGGCCTATCCCTGGGTACCCCCTATCCGGAGATCGGGGTTCAGCCCGGGGAAAGCGTGAACCTCACCCTAACCCTCAAAAACCATGGCCTTCCCCCCGGGGTGGTCCGGGTTCAGGTGGCCGAGGCCCCGCAGGGCTGGCAGGCCAGCCTCATCGGTGGGGGCCGCCTGGTGCGGGCGGTTTACCTGGCCCCCGATGGCGAGGCCACCCTTACCCTTCGCCTCCAGCCCCCCAAGGAGGTGAAGCCCGGCACCTACCGCTTCCTGGTGCGGGCCGAGGGGCTGGGCCAGGTGGCCACCCTCCCCATCGGCCTCGTGGTGGGCGAGGGCCTGCCGCAGCGGCTTAGCCTCGAGGCGGAGCTCCCCATCCTTAAAGGCCCCCCCACCAGCTCCTTCCGCTACCGGGTGACCCTGAAAAACGAATCCGACCGCGACCTCCTGGTCTCCTTGGAGTACGAGGCCCCCAAGGGTTGGCAGGTGACCTTCACCCCCGCCTTCTCCGGCCAGCAGGTGACCAGCCTCCCCATCAAGGCGGGGGAGAGCAAGGACCTGGACGTGGAGGTGTCCCTGCCCAAGGACACCAAGGCCGACACCTATGGCCTCACCCTGAGGGCCGTGGCCGGGGAGGCCAAGGCGGAGCTGGGGCTGACCCTGGAGGTCACGGGCCGGCCCCAGGTGCGCTTCAACACCAAGGAGGGGCGGCTTTCCGGCCAGGTGGTGGCGGGGCGGGAAAACCCGGTGAAGCTCCTCTTGAAAAACGAGGGGAGCGCCCCCGCCAAGGACCTTTCCTTCAGCGCCTTTGAGCCTTCGGGCTGGGAGGTGAAGTTTGAGCCCGACAAGCTGGACGCCCTAGAGCCCGGCCAGGAGCAGGAGGTGACCGCCCGCATCAAGCCCTCCCCCAAGGCGGTGACCGGGGACTACATGGTCACCCTAAGGCTTTCCGGAGCCGACGGCCTTTCCGAAAGCCTGGACTACCGGGCCACGGTGGTGCGCTCCAGCCTCTGGGGCCTGGTGGGGGTGGGCATCATGGCCGTGGCCCTTTTGGTCCTGGCCTTTGCCGTGAACCGTTTCGGCCGGAGGTAG